One Sphingomonas sabuli genomic region harbors:
- a CDS encoding PTS sugar transporter subunit IIA: protein MIGLVLVTHGRLAAEFITALEHVVGPQEAVEAVCIGPDDDMEGRRKDIADAIRRVDLGQGVIILTDLFGGTPSNLAISLMKSENVEVIAGVNLPMLIRLEGARKAMGVHAAVAAAREAGRKYISVASEILGEAAA from the coding sequence ATGATCGGTTTGGTGTTGGTGACCCACGGCCGTCTGGCGGCGGAGTTCATCACGGCGTTGGAGCATGTCGTCGGGCCGCAGGAAGCGGTCGAGGCGGTGTGCATCGGTCCTGACGACGACATGGAGGGCCGGCGCAAGGACATCGCCGATGCCATCCGGCGGGTCGATCTGGGCCAGGGCGTTATCATCCTTACCGACCTTTTCGGCGGCACGCCCTCGAACCTCGCGATCAGCCTGATGAAGAGCGAGAATGTCGAGGTCATCGCCGGCGTCAACCTGCCGATGCTGATCCGGCTGGAAGGCGCGCGCAAGGCAATGGGCGTGCACGCCGCCGTCGCAGCAGCGCGCGAAGCCGGACGCAAATACAT
- the rapZ gene encoding RNase adapter RapZ: MNTPPIKPRLLLVTGLSGAGKSSVLDALEDMGWDTVDNLPADLLEDFVHGPKQCRTAPVAVGMDVRSRGFDPGSAFQLIHAIDGVQPEVLYLDCSPAELERRYSKTRRRHPLALDRPAEDGIEIERRMLMPLHRAANAVIDTTVLTPVELRQELQRRFGTVREPVLTLVSFGFGLGVSRTADLVFDMRFLANPYWVDDLREQTGEDADVQAYVATDPAWGDAMDRIESLLTDWIPRYWSAGKNYLTVAFGCTGGRHRSVAAAIEMAKRLQAAGYNPNIRHRDLAAATGGPNEPRPGTHPAQ; the protein is encoded by the coding sequence ATGAACACGCCGCCGATCAAGCCGCGCCTCCTGCTGGTCACCGGCCTGTCCGGCGCGGGTAAGTCGTCGGTGCTCGACGCGCTTGAGGACATGGGCTGGGACACGGTCGACAATCTTCCCGCCGACCTGCTCGAGGACTTCGTTCACGGGCCCAAGCAATGCCGGACCGCGCCGGTGGCCGTCGGCATGGACGTGCGCAGCCGAGGCTTCGATCCAGGCTCGGCGTTCCAGCTCATTCATGCGATCGACGGCGTGCAACCCGAGGTGTTGTACCTCGACTGTTCGCCGGCGGAGCTGGAGCGCCGCTACAGCAAGACCCGCCGCCGCCACCCGCTGGCGCTGGACCGGCCGGCCGAAGACGGGATCGAGATCGAGCGGCGTATGCTGATGCCGCTGCACCGCGCGGCCAATGCGGTGATCGACACCACTGTCCTGACCCCGGTGGAGCTGCGCCAGGAACTGCAACGCCGCTTCGGCACGGTGCGCGAACCGGTGCTGACGCTCGTGTCTTTCGGCTTTGGGCTTGGCGTCTCGCGCACTGCCGACCTGGTCTTCGACATGCGCTTTCTCGCCAACCCTTATTGGGTCGACGACCTGCGCGAACAGACCGGAGAGGATGCGGACGTGCAGGCCTATGTCGCGACCGATCCCGCCTGGGGCGATGCGATGGACCGAATCGAATCGCTTCTCACCGATTGGATTCCCCGCTACTGGTCGGCGGGCAAAAACTACCTGACTGTTGCCTTTGGCTGCACCGGGGGTCGCCATCGGTCGGTAGCCGCGGCGATCGAAATGGCGAAGCGGTTGCAGGCTGCGGGTTACAATCCGAATATCCGGCATCGGGACTTGGCCGCAGCGACGGGTGGCCCGAACGAGCCAAGGCCGGGGACGCATCCGGCGCAATGA
- a CDS encoding HPr kinase/phosphorylase, with the protein MTPPLSSETVHATCVASAGRAVLILGPSGSGKSDLALRLLDRGFQLVSDDRTIISRDGGRLLASAPAQIAGKMEIRGFGIVDMESTEAVPIALAVELTSEVPRMPQENAARQFLGTDLPLVLIDAMTASAPSKVALALERFGLKSE; encoded by the coding sequence GTGACCCCGCCGCTGTCGTCCGAAACCGTCCACGCCACGTGCGTCGCGTCCGCCGGGCGGGCGGTGCTGATCCTGGGGCCGTCGGGATCGGGCAAGTCGGATTTGGCGCTGCGCCTGCTCGACCGCGGCTTTCAGCTGGTCAGCGACGACCGGACGATCATCAGCCGCGACGGCGGGCGGCTGCTCGCCTCGGCACCGGCGCAAATCGCCGGCAAGATGGAAATTCGCGGCTTCGGTATCGTCGACATGGAGTCGACCGAGGCCGTGCCGATCGCTTTGGCCGTAGAACTGACCAGCGAGGTGCCGCGCATGCCGCAGGAGAACGCCGCCCGGCAATTCCTCGGCACCGACCTGCCCTTGGTGCTGATCGACGCGATGACCGCGTCCGCTCCGTCCAAGGTCGCACTGGCGCTTGAACGATTCGGATTGAAAAGCGAATGA